One stretch of Halobacillus litoralis DNA includes these proteins:
- a CDS encoding alpha/beta fold hydrolase, which yields MTWRRTMVKTDRGTFEVFEKGQGSPLAVTHLYSEFNETGDYFAEAFVESHKVYLINLKECGRTDKAISPHELTMLDSVLGLEAIRKALGYECWSFAGHSTGGMLAVVYGIYFSASLESLVIANAAAREYMTFSEGCIYNEAHPKFDEMQSLIEQLKKQDLSEAKRKELTVERTKLSLWKPQNYEHYFDRPIEKKMSAVRMNFFARELHTFDVTRKLGLITAKTVVISGQYDVQCPPSYSEEIAESIPGALHIQFHQSNHYPHLEEEQKFKQVIRAPL from the coding sequence ATGACGTGGAGACGGACAATGGTGAAAACAGACCGTGGAACCTTTGAAGTTTTTGAGAAAGGACAAGGCTCTCCGCTTGCTGTCACCCATTTGTATTCAGAGTTCAACGAAACGGGAGACTATTTTGCAGAAGCTTTTGTGGAAAGCCATAAGGTCTATTTAATCAACTTGAAAGAGTGCGGCAGGACGGACAAAGCCATATCTCCTCATGAATTGACGATGCTTGATAGCGTCTTAGGCCTTGAAGCGATCCGGAAAGCGTTGGGGTATGAGTGTTGGAGTTTTGCGGGGCACTCGACTGGAGGGATGCTTGCCGTCGTTTACGGGATCTATTTTTCAGCAAGTCTGGAAAGTCTAGTTATTGCGAATGCCGCAGCGCGAGAGTATATGACTTTTTCAGAGGGTTGCATCTACAATGAAGCGCACCCGAAATTCGATGAAATGCAATCCCTGATCGAGCAGTTGAAAAAGCAGGATCTTTCTGAGGCAAAAAGAAAAGAGCTAACGGTCGAACGGACGAAGCTTTCCTTGTGGAAGCCTCAAAATTATGAGCACTACTTTGATCGACCGATTGAAAAGAAGATGTCAGCGGTCCGAATGAACTTCTTTGCACGGGAGCTTCATACCTTTGATGTGACAAGGAAGTTGGGTCTCATCACGGCGAAAACGGTGGTCATATCCGGTCAGTACGATGTTCAATGCCCGCCTTCTTATTCTGAGGAAATCGCAGAGAGTATCCCAGGCGCTCTTCATATACAGTTCCATCAAAGCAATCACTACCCTCATCTGGAAGAGGAGCAGAAGTTTAAACAAGTCATCCGTGCCCCCCTTTGA
- a CDS encoding MerR family transcriptional regulator yields the protein MYKISEFSQLTGLSKETLRYYAEVGLLEPAYIHPDNHYRYYDDGSYFLALMLGKLRALGFTIQEMKEVMEDESFLQLEALLLEKRKKIHDEMQVLQERLADIDAFLESGREEEE from the coding sequence GTGTATAAAATCAGCGAATTTTCACAACTGACCGGGCTCAGTAAAGAAACTCTCCGGTACTATGCAGAGGTCGGCCTGCTTGAGCCTGCGTACATTCATCCGGATAACCATTACCGGTATTATGATGATGGCAGTTATTTTTTAGCGCTCATGCTCGGGAAACTGCGGGCGCTTGGGTTCACCATCCAGGAAATGAAAGAAGTGATGGAGGATGAATCCTTCTTACAACTGGAAGCATTGCTACTTGAAAAACGGAAAAAGATTCATGATGAAATGCAGGTGCTGCAAGAAAGACTTGCTGACATTGATGCATTTTTAGAATCTGGCAGGGAGGAAGAAGAATGA
- a CDS encoding SRPBCC family protein — MIQWENDRVIAAPIDEVWELFRDYNIKRIMPKVEEHELIEKTETEVGAKHRQTYREGKRLQTYMVETLAYEESPERKHKKIAFVIGKAFEVTASFLLEKVDEEHTRLTYSGQNKGVNFVGKAMMKLANKKGNERVVEEFLDRVEKEATHTNV; from the coding sequence ATGATCCAATGGGAAAACGATAGAGTGATTGCCGCACCCATCGATGAAGTGTGGGAGCTTTTCAGAGACTACAACATCAAACGAATCATGCCTAAAGTCGAAGAGCATGAACTGATTGAAAAAACGGAAACGGAAGTAGGGGCCAAACACCGCCAAACGTACCGGGAAGGCAAACGCCTGCAAACTTATATGGTTGAGACGCTTGCCTATGAAGAATCGCCGGAGCGCAAGCATAAGAAAATTGCGTTCGTCATCGGGAAAGCGTTCGAAGTGACGGCGTCCTTTCTATTGGAGAAAGTCGATGAGGAACATACAAGGCTTACTTATTCCGGACAAAATAAAGGGGTGAACTTCGTAGGGAAGGCCATGATGAAACTGGCGAACAAAAAAGGAAATGAGCGTGTAGTGGAAGAATTTCTCGATCGTGTTGAAAAAGAAGCCACCCATACGAACGTATAA
- a CDS encoding manganese catalase family protein, giving the protein MFKRLDRMQIALTIPEHGDANAAAAVQELLGGKFGEMSTLNNYMFQSLAFRQKKKHRPFYDLVASITAEEFGHVELVNNSINLLTRGVTFTGDPNIAPLQNGLNKRNSYQFIATAQTALPGDSMGRAWTGDNVFSSGNLVLDLLHNFFLELGARTHKMRVYEMTDHPTAREMIGYLLVRGGTHALAYAKALEIATGVDVKKMLPVPDLDNSKFDYARPYLDQGLDNILYTWSDYDYHEIKKIWKGTNPENGQPLQVIQGTPKGAPIPDLDDLPEEFAPGIDRDDYERIAKKLMENM; this is encoded by the coding sequence ATGTTTAAGCGACTCGACCGGATGCAGATTGCTTTGACCATTCCTGAACACGGCGACGCTAATGCAGCAGCTGCTGTTCAAGAACTTTTAGGTGGAAAGTTCGGCGAAATGTCTACATTGAATAACTACATGTTTCAGTCCTTGGCTTTTCGCCAAAAGAAAAAACACCGTCCATTCTACGATCTAGTGGCAAGTATTACAGCGGAAGAATTCGGACATGTCGAACTGGTGAACAATTCGATCAACCTCCTCACCCGCGGAGTGACTTTTACCGGTGATCCCAATATCGCTCCCCTCCAAAACGGGTTGAACAAAAGGAATTCCTATCAATTCATCGCCACAGCCCAAACGGCGCTCCCCGGCGATTCGATGGGACGTGCCTGGACGGGCGATAACGTTTTTTCCAGTGGAAACCTGGTGCTAGATCTTTTGCACAACTTCTTTCTCGAACTCGGTGCACGAACACATAAGATGAGGGTCTATGAAATGACCGATCACCCGACGGCACGTGAAATGATTGGCTACTTACTTGTCCGAGGAGGAACACATGCCCTTGCTTATGCGAAAGCATTGGAAATCGCTACAGGGGTCGATGTGAAAAAAATGCTTCCTGTTCCTGACCTCGACAACTCTAAGTTTGATTATGCCCGCCCCTACCTTGACCAGGGACTGGATAACATTCTGTATACATGGAGCGATTATGACTACCATGAAATCAAGAAGATATGGAAAGGGACGAACCCCGAGAACGGGCAGCCGCTCCAGGTCATCCAAGGGACGCCAAAAGGAGCTCCGATTCCTGACCTCGATGACCTGCCGGAAGAATTCGCACCTGGCATCGACCGGGATGATTACGAACGAATTGCCAAGAAGCTGATGGAAAATATGTAA
- a CDS encoding peroxiredoxin family protein → MSFKLYQHAPDFKLSSVQGEEFHFSEDLKGNNHWYLFVYFRGSWCPVCMSELDEFQNTLSYFEEHDIKFAAITHESKDSLEKMVSEHDFTFPVLMDENLEFLSHYQVHYHDEHAPYEDHGTHGEPAYFLTDEQGRVLYQQRQTSPFGRPHPDEIRKIIKYIRENLK, encoded by the coding sequence ATGAGCTTTAAATTATATCAACATGCCCCGGACTTCAAGCTGTCTTCCGTGCAGGGAGAAGAGTTCCATTTTTCTGAGGATCTCAAAGGAAATAATCATTGGTACTTATTCGTGTACTTCCGCGGTTCCTGGTGCCCTGTCTGCATGAGTGAGCTGGACGAGTTTCAAAACACGTTGAGTTACTTTGAAGAACATGACATCAAATTCGCCGCGATTACTCACGAAAGCAAGGACAGTTTGGAAAAGATGGTGAGTGAGCACGACTTCACCTTCCCGGTTTTAATGGATGAAAACCTCGAGTTCCTTTCCCACTACCAAGTTCATTATCATGATGAGCATGCGCCCTATGAAGACCACGGCACCCACGGGGAACCCGCTTACTTCTTAACCGACGAGCAGGGACGTGTATTATACCAACAACGACAGACAAGCCCATTCGGCCGTCCACATCCGGATGAAATCAGAAAGATCATCAAGTATATCCGGGAGAATTTGAAATAA
- a CDS encoding HEAT repeat domain-containing protein, producing the protein MVMWTVIFLLIVQLCLLGGLVISKIHSLKDERLISIYIDKYEEPFFQYLERESDECPELPSDIRYRVRLVERLLNRFVDQRRGQIEYTRVRDTAQTYLSHAYRLYLKNGSWSQRVNTLYYIEDFDMIDLKIDVWGYFNQLTVMDEEYRQAVRVLAAFQDERIIRLLLDKETPQRLVKQVLRRFKDDLFQQMVTVLENEPGRVPSQVHLAVVSYCGEKGSLDYLPFVERMLQFPSKEIRLKALRSLMELKACTDYQQLDKFYESEVWEERMYAAKIAGRLKLESAQDALLKLAGDSHWWVRYAACEAMKNLPDGARLLEYTHNYHEDKFARSMARQHLTVKVGELI; encoded by the coding sequence ATGGTCATGTGGACGGTGATTTTTCTACTTATTGTTCAGTTATGTCTCCTTGGAGGGCTGGTCATTTCAAAGATCCACAGTTTGAAGGATGAGAGGCTTATTTCAATATACATAGACAAATACGAAGAGCCTTTCTTTCAATATTTAGAGAGAGAATCAGACGAATGTCCGGAACTTCCAAGCGACATCCGTTATCGTGTGCGGCTTGTCGAGCGGCTATTGAATCGCTTTGTGGACCAACGGAGGGGACAGATCGAATATACGAGAGTGCGAGATACCGCACAAACCTATCTCTCCCATGCTTATCGTCTTTACTTGAAAAATGGAAGTTGGTCTCAACGGGTGAACACCCTATATTATATAGAAGATTTCGACATGATTGATTTAAAAATCGACGTTTGGGGTTACTTCAACCAACTCACAGTGATGGACGAGGAATACCGGCAGGCCGTGAGGGTGCTTGCGGCCTTTCAGGACGAGCGAATCATTCGATTGCTGCTGGATAAAGAAACGCCCCAACGTCTCGTGAAACAAGTCCTTCGTCGTTTCAAAGACGACCTTTTTCAACAGATGGTGACGGTTTTAGAGAATGAACCAGGAAGGGTCCCCAGTCAGGTGCATCTGGCCGTTGTTTCCTACTGTGGGGAAAAAGGATCGTTGGATTATCTGCCGTTCGTTGAGCGGATGCTCCAATTTCCATCTAAAGAGATCCGACTTAAAGCTCTTCGGAGTCTTATGGAATTGAAAGCCTGTACCGATTACCAACAGCTGGATAAGTTCTACGAATCAGAGGTTTGGGAAGAGCGGATGTATGCGGCTAAAATTGCGGGTCGTCTGAAATTGGAATCTGCCCAGGATGCTTTGCTCAAACTTGCTGGAGACTCTCACTGGTGGGTGCGGTATGCGGCTTGTGAAGCGATGAAGAACCTTCCGGATGGTGCGCGTTTGCTTGAATATACTCACAACTACCATGAGGATAAATTCGCCCGTTCCATGGCAAGGCAGCATTTGACAGTGAAAGTAGGGGAACTGATATGA
- a CDS encoding FusB/FusC family EF-G-binding protein: MERFIRSDQYHFIKNQAHNLLNGHMTTNDASVTQALQSITNEKVLKLFTELSPEQEQLIAQASDVKDETDAILYFSRLKQYVVPFPKLSQADIQRLFPKVKKLRVPTISDEEWAELSYIGWNDAATNRKYIITMVDGQLTGLYGHYKPLRQKSICSICHEHEKVGMFTATFKGKNDEETISRGNYICHDSKKCNENIQSREPLESFIKRMKA; the protein is encoded by the coding sequence ATGGAACGATTTATCCGCTCCGATCAGTATCACTTTATAAAGAATCAGGCTCACAACCTGTTGAATGGTCATATGACAACGAACGATGCCTCTGTCACCCAGGCTCTGCAATCGATTACGAACGAAAAAGTGTTGAAATTATTTACGGAGCTTTCACCAGAGCAGGAGCAATTGATCGCTCAAGCGAGTGACGTCAAAGACGAGACCGATGCGATCCTTTACTTCTCCCGCTTGAAGCAGTATGTCGTTCCTTTTCCAAAACTGTCTCAAGCCGACATCCAAAGGTTGTTCCCGAAAGTGAAAAAATTGAGAGTTCCTACGATCTCTGATGAAGAATGGGCAGAGCTCTCCTACATTGGGTGGAACGATGCGGCAACAAACCGAAAATACATCATAACGATGGTAGACGGTCAGCTGACAGGGTTATACGGCCATTACAAACCACTAAGGCAAAAGAGCATTTGTTCGATTTGCCACGAACATGAAAAGGTGGGCATGTTCACGGCTACCTTCAAGGGAAAAAATGATGAAGAAACGATCAGCCGCGGCAATTATATCTGCCATGACAGCAAGAAATGCAATGAAAATATCCAGTCACGTGAACCGCTCGAATCCTTTATCAAACGCATGAAAGCATAA
- a CDS encoding GyrI-like domain-containing protein, with protein sequence MEVNIVALPAFKVRGRKWEGSYEQVPGLKDVIKKVETEKEEINPVDPDYQWGLSVHTIENGFVHFSGFEVEDSKSRASYEEMNVPHHTYMTVHHPRGREIGETYASIYQWFRDGNAKPYLEPETNYYDGLPLKFEKYPVDRDFDEPHFDIYIPIQA encoded by the coding sequence GTGGAAGTCAACATTGTTGCTTTACCCGCGTTCAAGGTCAGGGGACGGAAATGGGAAGGAAGTTATGAACAAGTCCCTGGATTAAAAGACGTGATTAAAAAGGTGGAAACCGAAAAAGAAGAAATAAATCCTGTGGATCCGGATTATCAATGGGGGTTATCGGTTCATACGATTGAAAATGGCTTTGTCCATTTCAGCGGCTTCGAGGTGGAAGATTCGAAGAGCCGGGCATCGTATGAGGAAATGAACGTACCACATCATACATATATGACCGTTCATCATCCGAGAGGCAGAGAGATCGGTGAAACTTATGCATCGATCTACCAATGGTTCAGAGATGGAAATGCGAAGCCCTACCTTGAGCCGGAAACGAACTATTATGATGGGCTGCCATTGAAATTCGAAAAGTATCCCGTCGACCGGGATTTTGATGAGCCTCATTTTGATATTTACATTCCTATACAAGCATAA
- a CDS encoding DUF4871 domain-containing protein, translating to MKKVVWIVFIVMCVSCQQAGNEEATVSTKAEEFEVGSYTMRGIPDRVAFIDAPWVEGEAQKYMWHFWGSEDELTGPFKVTGTQMKTGETVTVFEAREIAGPVNGADASLPSNMSLPESGEWKLETSMDGEAFGTILVHVKE from the coding sequence ATGAAAAAAGTCGTATGGATCGTTTTCATTGTTATGTGTGTCAGCTGTCAGCAAGCAGGTAATGAAGAGGCCACAGTCAGCACAAAGGCTGAGGAGTTTGAAGTCGGTTCCTACACGATGAGGGGAATTCCTGACAGAGTCGCTTTTATCGATGCCCCATGGGTCGAAGGTGAGGCGCAAAAGTACATGTGGCATTTTTGGGGAAGCGAAGATGAACTTACGGGACCGTTCAAAGTCACGGGTACTCAGATGAAAACAGGTGAAACAGTCACCGTTTTCGAAGCTCGAGAGATTGCAGGACCGGTGAATGGCGCAGATGCATCCCTGCCATCCAATATGTCCTTGCCAGAGAGTGGAGAATGGAAATTGGAGACGAGTATGGATGGGGAGGCGTTTGGGACGATCCTTGTCCATGTAAAGGAATAG
- a CDS encoding Crp/Fnr family transcriptional regulator — protein sequence MKENKKINPQPYIERYDLERIFPEEFIPKINVYTFMKGDVLFAPDETLDDMYLLVEGKIKIFTLTPEGKSLINRFKRPLGVIGDVEYVKGNSVINSVEAVSDGVMLAASFEDLKVLERNHPPFIRFLLETVAHKFYSESQASSLHMLYPVEVRLASYFLSISSDGEGTLFHQEMRTANLSELAEWVGTSYRHLNRVLKKMVSDEIIERANGSIKIKDLEKLRDLANGNIYE from the coding sequence ATGAAAGAAAATAAAAAAATCAATCCACAACCTTATATCGAGAGGTACGATCTTGAGCGGATCTTTCCAGAAGAATTCATTCCAAAAATCAACGTGTACACCTTCATGAAAGGTGACGTTCTTTTTGCTCCTGATGAAACGTTGGATGACATGTATTTACTCGTTGAAGGGAAAATCAAAATTTTCACCCTGACACCGGAAGGCAAGTCTCTCATCAACCGTTTCAAAAGGCCGCTCGGAGTCATCGGGGATGTGGAATATGTCAAAGGAAATTCGGTCATTAATTCTGTCGAGGCTGTGTCTGACGGGGTGATGCTTGCTGCATCCTTTGAGGACTTGAAGGTTCTTGAAAGGAATCATCCGCCATTCATTCGTTTTTTACTGGAGACGGTGGCGCACAAGTTTTATTCTGAATCCCAGGCGTCGAGCCTGCATATGCTCTATCCTGTCGAAGTAAGGCTGGCCAGTTATTTCCTATCCATTTCTTCCGATGGGGAAGGGACACTTTTTCATCAGGAGATGCGGACGGCTAATTTGAGTGAGCTCGCGGAATGGGTGGGGACGAGTTACCGCCATTTGAACAGGGTGCTGAAAAAAATGGTATCCGATGAAATTATCGAACGGGCGAATGGATCGATTAAGATTAAAGATTTGGAAAAACTCCGGGACCTTGCGAACGGAAACATCTATGAATAA
- a CDS encoding VOC family protein has protein sequence MKSPISNRLHTTFIPVTDLKRSVRWYSVLIGEPYDEENIHPPVFNLPMKSPTGVTLDAGAAKVEPSPHPLFNFHTDDIDASYRFVEEIGYIINSDIQRFADVSFFNIEDPDGNIVMICTG, from the coding sequence TTGAAAAGCCCTATTAGTAACCGTCTCCATACGACATTCATTCCTGTCACGGATCTCAAGCGTTCGGTTCGATGGTACAGTGTATTGATCGGGGAACCTTATGACGAGGAAAATATCCATCCCCCAGTCTTTAACCTACCCATGAAGAGTCCTACAGGCGTCACCCTTGATGCAGGGGCAGCAAAAGTTGAACCCTCTCCTCATCCCCTCTTCAATTTTCATACGGATGACATTGATGCATCCTATCGCTTCGTTGAGGAGATCGGGTACATCATCAATAGTGATATTCAAAGATTTGCCGATGTCTCTTTTTTCAACATCGAGGACCCCGACGGAAATATCGTGATGATTTGCACAGGATGA
- a CDS encoding cupin domain-containing protein yields the protein MSHIPYGYGYPHTRAYRSAEQNNEDILEGIKKKETAVQIFRQLAEVAPDESYKNEIRQALENEKRHLNHFHNLYTSFTGEQPEYEKEEANFNTFEEGLRVGYDHGVEEFEKYQKAYIENQGNQLADVFYRACHDKAVTTNRIVAFSRGEGRVVIKDYGGQPFVLNIEEATTQNRTFRTALWTGDHLQVTLMSIAVGDDIGLEVHPDVDQFLRIEQGQGLVQMGDTKDQLNFQQQVSDDYAIMVPAGKWHNLTNTGQQPLKLYSIYAPPEHPFGTVHKTKADAMEAEE from the coding sequence ATGAGTCACATTCCATATGGGTATGGATACCCGCATACTCGGGCGTATAGAAGTGCTGAGCAAAACAACGAAGACATTTTAGAGGGAATCAAAAAGAAGGAAACTGCCGTTCAGATCTTTCGTCAATTGGCCGAGGTTGCTCCTGATGAGTCCTACAAAAATGAAATCCGTCAAGCGTTGGAGAATGAGAAGAGACACTTGAATCATTTCCATAATTTATATACATCATTCACTGGCGAGCAACCGGAATATGAAAAAGAAGAAGCGAATTTCAACACGTTTGAAGAAGGATTGAGAGTTGGCTATGATCATGGAGTTGAAGAGTTTGAAAAGTACCAAAAAGCCTATATAGAAAACCAGGGAAATCAGCTGGCGGATGTATTCTATAGAGCCTGTCATGATAAAGCCGTCACGACCAATCGAATCGTCGCTTTTTCGCGAGGGGAAGGCCGAGTAGTGATCAAAGATTACGGCGGGCAGCCGTTCGTCCTCAATATCGAAGAAGCGACGACTCAAAACCGTACATTTCGAACAGCTTTATGGACGGGTGACCATCTACAGGTAACTTTGATGAGTATAGCGGTGGGCGATGATATCGGGTTAGAGGTCCATCCTGACGTGGATCAGTTTTTGCGAATTGAGCAAGGGCAGGGGCTCGTCCAAATGGGTGATACCAAAGATCAGTTGAACTTCCAGCAGCAAGTGTCTGATGATTATGCCATCATGGTACCTGCAGGCAAATGGCATAACCTGACCAACACAGGCCAGCAGCCGTTGAAACTTTATTCTATTTATGCCCCGCCGGAACATCCTTTCGGCACGGTTCATAAAACCAAGGCAGACGCTATGGAAGCAGAAGAATAA
- a CDS encoding YuzF family protein: MNSQNVSMNSAIDPYVYQTLLSIQGAPVVVQTTQGSVRGGLKTVMPDHIVVEVSGTPFFVRTQQIVWVYPDQRYK; the protein is encoded by the coding sequence ATGAATTCTCAAAACGTGTCCATGAATTCCGCAATCGACCCATATGTGTACCAGACGCTCTTGTCCATTCAAGGCGCACCTGTCGTCGTCCAGACGACACAAGGGTCTGTACGCGGCGGGTTGAAGACGGTCATGCCGGATCATATTGTCGTCGAGGTGAGTGGAACTCCATTTTTCGTAAGGACCCAGCAGATCGTTTGGGTGTATCCTGATCAACGATACAAGTAA
- a CDS encoding GNAT family N-acetyltransferase has protein sequence MAGNKVNELKTTEEIKSAYHVMKELRSHVSEGQYVDLVEEAMAVDRYHLFALYADEEIVAVTGFKEMTTLYYGRFVWVCDLVTSSEHRSQGYGEELLTFVEDWSREHGMESVALSSGISRLMAHRFYERKMDYDRVSYVFRKSFPEGRDR, from the coding sequence ATGGCAGGGAATAAAGTGAACGAGTTGAAGACCACAGAGGAAATTAAATCTGCGTATCATGTAATGAAGGAATTGAGGTCCCATGTAAGTGAAGGGCAGTATGTGGATTTGGTGGAAGAGGCGATGGCGGTGGATCGTTATCATCTTTTTGCCTTATATGCGGATGAAGAGATCGTTGCCGTTACGGGATTTAAAGAAATGACCACCCTGTATTATGGACGTTTTGTGTGGGTTTGTGATTTAGTGACATCTTCTGAGCATCGTTCTCAAGGATACGGCGAAGAGTTACTGACGTTCGTTGAGGACTGGTCCCGGGAACATGGAATGGAAAGTGTCGCCCTTTCTTCCGGAATCAGCAGGCTGATGGCACATCGATTTTATGAAAGAAAGATGGATTACGACCGGGTCAGTTATGTATTTAGGAAATCCTTTCCTGAAGGTCGAGACAGGTGA
- a CDS encoding DMT family transporter yields MLGVLFSVVAGILISMQNVFNARVSEKTGAWATTSLVLGLGLVCSLPVFYAMEERSLFDFGDVNKIFLFSGVFGVGIVFCLMRGVTLIGPAYAISIALISQIVIAFVINTGGWFGFDASPLSVTKLAGIALLIGGVLVYKLEKSPVEEEHEEVERLRA; encoded by the coding sequence ATGCTTGGTGTCTTATTTTCAGTTGTGGCCGGCATTTTGATCAGTATGCAAAATGTGTTCAATGCGCGTGTCAGTGAAAAAACAGGAGCGTGGGCGACGACATCACTCGTGCTCGGTTTAGGGCTTGTCTGTTCTCTGCCCGTCTTTTATGCCATGGAAGAAAGGAGCTTGTTTGATTTCGGTGATGTGAACAAAATCTTTCTGTTCAGTGGCGTTTTCGGAGTAGGGATCGTATTCTGCCTCATGCGCGGAGTGACACTGATTGGTCCGGCCTATGCGATTTCCATCGCCCTCATCTCACAAATCGTCATCGCTTTTGTCATTAATACGGGAGGATGGTTCGGCTTTGATGCTTCTCCTCTCTCTGTGACGAAGCTTGCGGGGATCGCTTTGTTGATCGGTGGTGTGCTGGTGTATAAATTGGAAAAATCGCCTGTAGAAGAAGAACATGAGGAAGTGGAACGACTGAGAGCGTGA
- a CDS encoding GyrI-like domain-containing protein: protein MKMNNKVGEKDAFTIIGYRVFCDGEDYIAEIPKAARMLHQHFPEANVQIGAFIPGECKEENDGYWIGVPHDHDTSVPEDLTRLKIEKQTYAITTYKGSNERIREAYGSLHEWMEREGYPRDLEAWHVEVYHSWQDKEELHMELWETVRT from the coding sequence ATGAAAATGAACAACAAGGTGGGAGAAAAAGACGCATTTACGATCATAGGGTACAGGGTCTTCTGTGATGGAGAAGATTATATTGCAGAAATTCCGAAAGCAGCAAGAATGCTGCACCAGCATTTTCCTGAAGCGAATGTCCAAATAGGAGCGTTTATCCCGGGAGAGTGTAAGGAAGAAAATGACGGGTACTGGATAGGCGTTCCTCACGATCATGACACAAGCGTCCCGGAAGATCTGACCCGATTGAAAATAGAAAAACAAACCTATGCCATTACTACATATAAAGGTTCAAATGAAAGAATTCGGGAGGCTTATGGCTCCCTACATGAATGGATGGAACGGGAGGGATATCCCCGGGATTTGGAAGCCTGGCATGTGGAAGTCTACCATTCGTGGCAGGACAAGGAAGAACTCCACATGGAACTCTGGGAAACGGTACGGACTTGA
- a CDS encoding DMT family transporter: MKGALFSLLGGLCITMQGIFNARMSDSIGGWHTTSMVHLVAFTISILVYFYVRDGKGKSFKRVPFLYLIGGTFGVVVVFAELTAIKMIGPASAIAILLVAQIGTAFVIESKGWFGENKIPVTKRQGIGIAMMLVGVILFQL, from the coding sequence ATGAAAGGTGCTTTATTTTCACTACTCGGAGGCTTGTGCATCACGATGCAGGGCATCTTCAACGCGAGGATGAGTGATTCCATAGGCGGCTGGCATACCACTTCGATGGTCCATCTGGTCGCCTTCACGATATCCATTCTCGTTTATTTTTATGTCAGAGATGGAAAAGGGAAAAGCTTTAAAAGAGTACCCTTCCTTTATTTGATCGGAGGGACGTTCGGAGTTGTCGTCGTATTTGCAGAATTGACGGCCATCAAAATGATCGGGCCGGCCAGTGCCATCGCGATTTTACTCGTCGCACAAATCGGTACGGCTTTTGTCATCGAATCGAAAGGCTGGTTCGGTGAGAACAAAATTCCTGTGACGAAACGGCAGGGAATCGGAATCGCTATGATGCTCGTGGGTGTCATCCTTTTCCAGTTGTAA
- a CDS encoding prenyltransferase/squalene oxidase repeat-containing protein — translation MLDSPLTDPRVQKALNWLRSHQENDGSWYGRWGITYIYGTWAALTGMRAVGVSKDDRFVKRGVQFIESIQNEDGGWGESCKSDQEKIYIPLGESTLPQTSWALDALMMVYEKRTPSIEKGIACLLRKLEAKDWTYEYPTGAGLP, via the coding sequence ATGCTCGATTCCCCCCTGACGGATCCTCGTGTTCAAAAAGCTCTGAACTGGCTGCGCTCTCATCAGGAAAACGATGGTTCCTGGTATGGCCGCTGGGGAATCACCTACATATATGGAACATGGGCTGCTCTCACGGGTATGCGGGCTGTAGGAGTGAGCAAAGACGACCGCTTCGTCAAAAGGGGTGTCCAATTTATTGAAAGCATACAGAACGAAGACGGCGGTTGGGGAGAATCGTGTAAAAGTGATCAAGAGAAGATCTATATTCCTTTAGGAGAGAGCACCCTTCCGCAAACCTCCTGGGCTCTGGATGCCTTGATGATGGTATACGAAAAACGGACGCCGAGCATAGAAAAAGGAATCGCTTGTTTGCTTCGAAAACTGGAAGCGAAGGATTGGACGTACGAATACCCGACAGGCGCAGGCCTGCCATGA